A genomic stretch from Chelmon rostratus isolate fCheRos1 chromosome 14, fCheRos1.pri, whole genome shotgun sequence includes:
- the ompb gene encoding olfactory marker protein b yields MSAELELPFRPDSQLTEVMRLRVQSLQQRGQKRQDGERLLLPNEAVYRLDFPKQSLRFSHWTVQLGQAGRLTITATSQLWTPDLTNLMTRQLLEPAGTFWRAPGDASDAPVQCYEADAHEFGERIAELAKVRKVMYFLFAFAEGCSPETVDSSITFTVDS; encoded by the coding sequence ATGTCTGCAGAGTTGGAGCTGCCCTTCCGGCCGGACAGCCAGCTGACGGAGGTGATGCGCCTGCGGGttcagtctctgcagcagcgaggCCAGAAGAGGCAGGACGGCGAACGCCTGCTGCTGCCCAACGAGGCCGTGTACCGACTGGACTTCCCCAAACAGTCCCTCCGTTTCTCGCACTGGACGGTGCAGCTGGGCCAGGCAGGGCGCCTCACCATCACGGCCACCTCACAGCTCTGGACGCCCGACCTCACCAACCTGATGACACGTCAGCTGCTGGAGCCCGCCGGGACTTTCTGGAGGGCGCCGGGCGATGCCAGCGACGCACCCGTCCAGTGCTACGAGGCTGACGCGCACGAGTTTGGCGAGAGGATTGCAGAGCTGGCTAAGGTAAGGAAGGTGatgtacttcctgtttgcatttgCAGAAGGTTGCAGCCCTGAAACTGTGGACAGCTCCATCACCTTCACAGTGGACAGCTGA